The Acidimicrobiales bacterium genome segment CCAGGTCGCCGTTGCGCCGCTCGTCGTCCCAGTTGCGAGACCGACCGTCGTCCTGGAGGTCCCGGAACGGGTTGGTGTAGCCACCCCGCCACTCGGCGAAGGCCTCCCGGTAGCTCGGGGAGAGATACTCCTCGTAGGCCTTCATGTTCCCGCCGGCGTGGCAGTCCGACGAGATCAGCGTGTAGTTGGGCGATTCGGCGACGGTGCTCATGGCGCTCCTCGGGGTCGGTTCGATCGTAGGGGCGGGGTGACGGGCAGTCACATTTGTCTATGTAGCTTAGACAAATGTCTACTATGCTTGCAACGTGGCACGGAAGCGGGGCATCACCCATGGGGACGTGGTCGGGGTTGGGCTGGCCGTGCTCGACGACGCCGGCGTCGACTCGCTCAGCCTCGCAGCGGTGGCAGACCGGCTGGAGGTACGACCCCCGTCGCTCTACGCCCATGTCGACGGCCTCTCCGGCCTACGGCGCGACCTGGCCCACGCCGCCACCGTGGAGTTCGGCGAGGTGCTCAGGGACTCGGTGCTGGGCCGAAGCGGTGCCGACGCCGTCCGCTCGTTCGCCGAGGCCTACAGGGGCTGGGCCACCGACCTTCCCGGTCGCTATGACATGACGCTGCTGCCCATAGACGGCGATGACGCCGAACGGAGGGCGGGTGCCCGACTCGCCCTAAGCGCCGTCCAGGCGGGGATCCGGGGGTTCGGCATCGACGACGATGGTGCTGTCCGCGCAGGCCGGTCGATGCGGGCCTCCATGGACGGCTTCTGCCGCCTCGAGAACCTGGAAGCCATGGGGCGCGGCGACCACGACGCAGACTTCGCATTCCTCGTCGAGCTCCTGGTCGACGGCATCACCCAGGCCGGCCGGGACTCTCAGTAGCCGGACCTCCGGAAACAGCCC includes the following:
- a CDS encoding WHG domain-containing protein, which gives rise to MARKRGITHGDVVGVGLAVLDDAGVDSLSLAAVADRLEVRPPSLYAHVDGLSGLRRDLAHAATVEFGEVLRDSVLGRSGADAVRSFAEAYRGWATDLPGRYDMTLLPIDGDDAERRAGARLALSAVQAGIRGFGIDDDGAVRAGRSMRASMDGFCRLENLEAMGRGDHDADFAFLVELLVDGITQAGRDSQ